The following proteins are co-located in the Echinicola sp. 20G genome:
- a CDS encoding SDR family NAD(P)-dependent oxidoreductase, producing the protein MKNYLIIGASSGIGRELALMLKSQGYEVYGTYHKNRPDLAEGIHYFPFAALESSLDNEELPGHLNGLAYCPGSITLKPFSRLKQEGLLEDMKLNVLGAVHVIQEMLPKLKQTDQSSIVLFSTVAVQLGLPFHTTVSMVKGALEGLTRSLAAELAPKVRVNAIAPSLTDTPLAKSLLSNEEKKNANAQRHPLRRVGEPRDIANMAAFLLTEQSSWISGQIFPVDGGMSSMKT; encoded by the coding sequence ATGAAAAACTACCTGATAATTGGTGCTTCTTCAGGGATTGGTAGAGAGCTGGCCCTTATGCTAAAATCCCAAGGATATGAAGTTTATGGCACCTACCACAAAAACAGACCTGATTTAGCGGAAGGGATTCATTATTTTCCTTTTGCAGCCTTGGAAAGTAGTCTGGATAATGAGGAACTTCCAGGACACCTGAATGGTCTAGCCTATTGTCCGGGGAGCATTACGCTCAAACCATTTTCAAGATTAAAACAGGAAGGCCTATTGGAAGACATGAAGCTCAATGTACTTGGAGCAGTGCACGTAATCCAAGAAATGTTGCCTAAGTTGAAGCAGACTGACCAATCGTCCATCGTATTATTTTCCACCGTAGCGGTACAATTAGGACTCCCCTTTCACACAACTGTGTCCATGGTGAAAGGAGCTTTGGAGGGCCTGACCAGGTCATTGGCTGCGGAGCTAGCCCCTAAAGTGAGAGTGAATGCCATTGCCCCTTCTTTGACAGATACCCCTTTGGCAAAATCCCTGCTCAGCAATGAAGAAAAGAAAAATGCTAACGCCCAGCGACACCCCTTGCGGCGTGTGGGAGAGCCTCGTGATATTGCTAATATGGCGGCTTTTTTGCTTACAGAACAGTCAAGTTGGATCAGTGGACAAATTTTTCCAGTGGATGGTGGAATGTCATCCATGAAAACATAA
- a CDS encoding SRPBCC family protein, translated as MAHYQLFTEQKIPASVDEVWDFISSPANLKEITPDHMGFDITSKNLPQKMYPGMIISYKVSPLLRIKMTWVTEITQVKEKEFFVDEQRIGPYAMWHHQHRLIPLEDGGVLMQDIVTYQPPLGPLGAIANAVFIRGQLQRIFDYRFKAVEEKFGKYVPDLIMEK; from the coding sequence ATGGCACATTACCAACTCTTTACCGAACAGAAAATCCCAGCCTCAGTCGATGAAGTTTGGGACTTTATTTCTTCGCCGGCCAATTTGAAGGAGATCACCCCAGATCATATGGGTTTTGACATTACTTCCAAAAACTTGCCCCAAAAAATGTATCCGGGGATGATTATTTCCTATAAAGTCAGTCCATTATTGAGGATTAAAATGACTTGGGTCACTGAAATTACCCAGGTGAAGGAAAAAGAATTCTTTGTAGATGAGCAGCGGATTGGCCCTTACGCCATGTGGCATCACCAGCACCGTTTGATTCCTTTGGAAGACGGCGGTGTTTTAATGCAGGATATTGTGACTTACCAACCTCCTCTAGGACCACTGGGGGCTATCGCCAATGCCGTTTTTATTCGGGGACAGCTTCAGCGGATTTTTGACTATCGGTTCAAAGCGGTGGAGGAAAAGTTTGGTAAATATGTCCCTGACCTCATCATGGAAAAGTAA
- a CDS encoding outer membrane beta-barrel protein, translating to MKTVLTTFIFGLLMLAWTASGFAQQTNGGQGGRRPQAGNSFKITGTIIDAETEEPLVGANVLVKNPADSLMAATVTNDKGIFELVRPRLQSLIIEVSYIGYTKMKQNIDQRGPIDLGILKLMQDSNELGEVLVEGQVPVGEMKGDTAVFNAAAFKTKENGYAEDLIKKIPGVVIENGKIQAQGEDVQKVLVDGREFFGSDPNIALKNLPANMIDQVEVLDQKSDQSRLTGLDDGNYAKTINIITKGDMRNGYFGRVYGGYGTDDRYAGGGNINLFKGDKRISIIGLSNNINQQNFSSEDLLGVSNSVGGGRRRGPGGGGNDNFLTGNNNGISKTNSLGLNYSDRWGDKINFTGSYFFNNSITNLRQITNTETVVSEELKQYYQENLISNTNNKNHRVNAKIEYDINDKNSLIITPTLSFQNNDRISDQYGLNLDGSLDSLSAAKTINDRVSEGFNIANNLTYRYKFDKQGRTLSTNVYTAFRKNDQFTDLLSANRDFVRNAVDTVLQETNALSDGFNYRANVTYTEPVGEKSIMSLDYQIGNNKSSADQKTYVLAQEQNLMVLDTALSNEFDNKFTTQKVGLGYRFSDNGFNLNLNVDYQNAQLNNEAVFPQEANYNRSFNNILPNASINYRNRETGRNMRFRYRTSTNEPSVNQLQNVIDNSNPLQMSVGNPTLGQSYNHNFFLNFGKFDMEKSKTLFVFANASFTHDYIGTHTYVASQDTLINGEVLLRQGGQITQPVNLKGNWNARIFLNYGTPLEKLKSNFNMNSSVSYSKSPGMINNQINYNETVGLTQRLSLTSNISKDIDFTIGTSGTYNIVNSSLQTSLENNYYQQNSNVQLYYSPNDGKLFVNTTMNNTFYAGLSEGFDQSIWLWNVEAGYRFLKDNKGELKLSIFDLLGENNTISRTVSDVSVSDVYSNALTSYGLVTFTYIIGKFKKSEEDDRGSRFRRFGPPPGGARSW from the coding sequence ATGAAGACAGTACTTACAACATTTATTTTTGGCCTTCTGATGCTTGCTTGGACAGCATCAGGCTTTGCCCAGCAAACCAATGGAGGACAAGGAGGAAGACGCCCTCAGGCCGGTAATTCTTTTAAGATTACCGGAACCATTATTGATGCCGAAACGGAAGAACCACTGGTTGGAGCCAATGTTTTGGTGAAGAATCCAGCTGACTCATTGATGGCAGCCACTGTCACCAATGATAAAGGCATTTTTGAGTTGGTCAGGCCACGTCTCCAAAGTCTCATTATTGAGGTGTCTTACATTGGGTATACCAAAATGAAGCAAAATATTGATCAACGTGGACCTATTGATTTGGGCATATTAAAATTGATGCAGGACAGCAATGAATTGGGTGAGGTTTTGGTGGAAGGACAAGTGCCTGTTGGTGAAATGAAAGGGGATACAGCCGTGTTTAATGCGGCGGCATTTAAAACCAAAGAAAATGGCTATGCAGAGGACTTGATCAAAAAGATTCCGGGAGTGGTCATTGAAAATGGAAAAATCCAAGCGCAGGGAGAGGATGTACAAAAAGTGCTGGTGGATGGCCGGGAATTTTTTGGGAGCGACCCCAACATTGCCCTTAAAAACCTACCAGCTAATATGATTGATCAAGTGGAAGTCTTGGATCAAAAGTCTGATCAGTCCAGGCTGACAGGATTGGATGATGGTAATTACGCCAAGACGATCAATATCATCACCAAGGGTGACATGCGTAATGGCTATTTTGGGCGTGTATATGGAGGTTACGGTACAGATGACCGATATGCTGGAGGTGGAAATATCAACCTGTTTAAAGGCGATAAGAGAATTTCCATTATCGGCTTATCCAATAATATCAACCAGCAGAACTTTTCATCAGAGGATTTATTGGGTGTTTCAAACAGTGTAGGTGGTGGCCGCAGAAGAGGCCCCGGAGGTGGAGGAAATGATAACTTCTTGACTGGAAATAATAATGGGATTTCCAAAACCAATTCTCTCGGTTTGAATTACAGTGACCGGTGGGGAGATAAAATCAATTTTACTGGAAGTTATTTTTTCAATAACTCCATTACCAACTTGAGACAAATCACCAATACTGAAACGGTGGTTTCAGAAGAGTTAAAACAATATTATCAAGAGAACCTGATCAGCAACACCAATAATAAAAACCATCGTGTCAATGCAAAAATTGAATACGACATAAATGACAAAAATTCACTGATCATCACTCCTACTCTTAGTTTTCAGAACAATGACCGCATCAGTGACCAATACGGTTTGAACTTAGACGGCAGCCTTGACTCTTTGAGTGCTGCCAAGACCATCAACGACAGGGTGAGTGAAGGCTTCAATATTGCAAATAACCTGACCTACCGCTACAAATTTGATAAGCAAGGTAGAACGCTTTCTACTAATGTTTATACAGCATTTAGAAAAAATGATCAATTTACAGATCTCTTATCTGCCAACAGGGACTTTGTGCGGAATGCGGTGGACACAGTGCTTCAAGAGACCAATGCCTTATCGGATGGGTTTAACTACCGCGCGAATGTGACCTATACGGAGCCGGTAGGAGAAAAGTCCATTATGTCTTTGGATTACCAAATTGGAAACAATAAAAGCTCTGCAGACCAGAAGACCTATGTTTTGGCCCAAGAGCAGAACTTGATGGTTTTGGACACCGCTTTGAGTAATGAATTTGACAACAAATTCACGACACAAAAAGTGGGTTTGGGCTACCGTTTCAGTGACAATGGCTTTAACTTGAATTTAAATGTGGATTATCAAAATGCTCAACTGAACAATGAGGCCGTTTTTCCTCAAGAGGCGAACTATAACAGGAGCTTTAATAATATTCTGCCCAATGCAAGTATCAACTATAGAAATAGAGAGACAGGGCGAAATATGCGTTTTAGGTATCGTACCAGCACCAATGAGCCTAGTGTAAACCAACTCCAAAATGTAATTGATAATAGCAACCCGCTGCAAATGAGTGTGGGTAACCCTACTTTGGGACAAAGTTACAACCATAATTTCTTCTTGAATTTTGGGAAATTTGACATGGAAAAGTCCAAGACACTTTTTGTGTTTGCTAATGCCTCATTTACCCATGATTATATCGGAACGCATACTTATGTGGCCAGTCAGGATACCTTGATCAATGGCGAGGTGCTTTTGCGCCAGGGGGGGCAAATTACCCAACCTGTAAACCTTAAAGGAAACTGGAATGCCAGGATTTTTCTGAATTACGGTACACCATTGGAAAAGCTTAAATCCAATTTCAACATGAATTCCAGTGTGAGCTACAGCAAGTCACCGGGTATGATCAATAACCAAATCAATTATAATGAAACTGTGGGATTGACGCAGCGCCTTTCTTTGACCAGTAATATCAGTAAGGACATAGATTTTACCATCGGAACCAGTGGAACTTATAACATTGTCAACAGTAGTTTGCAGACTTCATTGGAAAACAATTATTACCAACAGAATTCCAATGTCCAGCTTTACTATTCTCCCAATGATGGAAAACTCTTTGTGAATACTACTATGAACAATACGTTTTATGCGGGCTTGTCGGAAGGATTTGATCAATCCATTTGGTTATGGAATGTAGAAGCAGGTTATCGCTTCCTAAAGGATAACAAGGGAGAATTAAAATTGAGTATTTTTGACCTTTTGGGAGAGAACAATACGATTAGCAGAACTGTGTCAGATGTATCAGTATCTGATGTATATTCCAACGCTTTGACCAGTTATGGTTTGGTGACCTTTACCTATATTATAGGGAAGTTCAAAAAGTCAGAGGAAGATGACAGGGGAAGTAGGTTTAGAAGGTTTGGACCACCTCCGGGCGGAGCTAGAAGTTGGTAA
- a CDS encoding fasciclin domain-containing protein: MNILKVTFLAFFVLGSSQAFSQMKKTVEVGGAPMYPNKNIVENAVNSADHTTLVAAVKAAGLVETLQGEGPFTVFAPINEAFEALPEGTVENLLKPENKSALTKVLTYHVVAGKMSAKDIMKAIKKGNGKAMMTTVEGETLTAWMKGDELYISDVNGNKAKVSIPNVFQSNGVIHVVDTVLLPSM; encoded by the coding sequence ATGAATATTTTAAAAGTGACATTTCTAGCATTTTTTGTGCTAGGCTCATCCCAAGCTTTTTCCCAAATGAAAAAGACAGTTGAAGTGGGAGGAGCACCAATGTATCCCAACAAGAACATTGTCGAAAATGCCGTCAACTCTGCGGACCATACAACACTAGTGGCTGCTGTAAAGGCTGCAGGTTTGGTGGAAACGCTTCAAGGAGAGGGGCCTTTTACGGTATTTGCTCCGATAAATGAAGCTTTTGAGGCGCTTCCTGAGGGTACGGTAGAAAATTTATTAAAACCAGAAAACAAATCCGCCCTAACCAAGGTACTCACTTACCATGTCGTGGCTGGAAAGATGAGTGCCAAAGACATCATGAAGGCCATTAAGAAAGGTAATGGCAAAGCAATGATGACTACTGTGGAAGGCGAAACCCTTACCGCTTGGATGAAAGGTGATGAACTTTACATTTCTGACGTAAATGGAAATAAGGCAAAAGTTAGTATTCCAAATGTCTTCCAGTCAAATGGCGTCATTCATGTAGTGGATACAGTTTTACTTCCCTCCATGTAA
- a CDS encoding TspO/MBR family protein: METTVNFDNQKINWIKLIMCVLGVVIVGSISGLANIGNIETWYAGLEKPSFNPPNSIFAPVWTSLYALMGLGLYLIWRKNQSRPRSQALIVFFIQLVFNFCWSFIFFYFHQPGLAAIEIVLLLGLIVYMINRFYQVSKVAAYLQVPYLLWVSFATVLNISIWWLNH; this comes from the coding sequence ATGGAAACCACCGTAAATTTTGATAATCAAAAGATCAATTGGATCAAACTAATAATGTGTGTGCTGGGGGTGGTCATTGTGGGTAGCATCTCTGGACTAGCCAACATCGGAAATATTGAAACGTGGTATGCAGGATTGGAGAAGCCCTCTTTCAACCCACCCAACAGTATCTTTGCACCAGTGTGGACAAGCTTGTATGCCCTAATGGGACTCGGACTCTATTTGATCTGGAGGAAAAACCAAAGCCGACCAAGAAGTCAGGCGTTGATAGTGTTTTTTATTCAGTTGGTATTTAACTTTTGCTGGAGTTTCATCTTTTTTTACTTCCACCAACCAGGCCTGGCAGCGATCGAAATAGTCTTGCTTTTGGGTTTGATAGTTTACATGATCAATAGATTTTATCAGGTGAGTAAAGTAGCCGCCTATTTGCAGGTTCCTTACCTCCTTTGGGTGAGTTTTGCCACGGTATTGAATATCAGTATTTGGTGGTTGAACCATTGA
- a CDS encoding FAD-binding domain-containing protein, whose translation MSLTSSWKSKMQFPTGYDLILERVEQVKPQEYGRTRNFIDGDVTYLSPYISRGVISTQQVMLKVLDQGYEPKKIIKFLQELAWRDYWQQVWVAKGESINRDFKQTQEPVSNQAMPKAIIEASTRISAIDTAIQEFYNTGYLHNHVRMYLASLACNMGQSHWSVPAKWMYYHLLDADWASNALSWQWVAGSNSHKKYLANQANINKYCHSDQQGTFLDKSYEELTKMGIPKELRDTALPDLSISLPKTERPKVDSTKPTLVYNFYNLDPQWRKDEDANRILLLEPSHFEQFPVSPNTFDFVLKLADNIPGIQVFVDEYSSLEEKFGLQEFYFKEHPLNSHYNGTKEDRDWMFPVTGYYPSFFAFWKKCQKHWPLD comes from the coding sequence ATGTCCCTGACCTCATCATGGAAAAGTAAGATGCAATTTCCTACAGGTTATGATCTGATATTGGAACGAGTAGAGCAGGTAAAGCCTCAGGAGTATGGGCGTACCAGAAACTTTATAGATGGAGATGTAACCTATCTTTCTCCTTATATTTCACGAGGCGTAATTTCTACCCAACAAGTCATGCTTAAGGTCCTTGATCAAGGATATGAACCCAAGAAGATTATTAAATTTTTGCAGGAATTGGCCTGGAGGGATTATTGGCAGCAGGTTTGGGTAGCAAAAGGCGAGTCCATCAACAGGGACTTCAAGCAAACTCAGGAGCCGGTCAGCAACCAAGCAATGCCCAAGGCCATTATAGAAGCCAGCACTAGAATAAGTGCCATTGATACGGCGATTCAGGAATTTTACAATACAGGCTATCTGCACAACCATGTCCGCATGTATTTGGCCTCTTTAGCCTGTAACATGGGACAAAGCCATTGGTCAGTACCGGCAAAATGGATGTATTATCATTTGCTGGATGCAGACTGGGCCAGCAATGCCCTGAGTTGGCAGTGGGTAGCAGGAAGTAACAGCCACAAGAAGTATTTGGCCAATCAAGCCAACATCAACAAATATTGCCATTCTGATCAGCAGGGGACTTTTTTGGACAAAAGTTATGAGGAGTTGACAAAAATGGGCATTCCAAAAGAATTGAGAGATACGGCTTTGCCGGATTTAAGCATAAGCCTTCCCAAAACTGAAAGGCCCAAAGTGGATAGCACAAAACCCACCTTGGTCTATAACTTTTATAACCTAGATCCCCAGTGGCGAAAGGATGAAGATGCAAACAGGATACTTTTATTGGAGCCCAGCCATTTTGAACAATTTCCTGTTTCCCCTAATACCTTCGATTTTGTGCTGAAACTGGCCGATAATATCCCCGGTATTCAAGTGTTCGTTGACGAATATTCCTCGCTAGAGGAGAAATTCGGGCTTCAAGAGTTCTATTTCAAGGAACATCCATTGAACAGTCATTATAATGGCACCAAAGAGGATAGGGATTGGATGTTTCCGGTTACTGGATACTATCCCTCTTTTTTTGCTTTTTGGAAGAAGTGCCAAAAACATTGGCCACTTGATTAA